ACACTCCGGGTATCGCGGTGACCCGTGGGGCCGGTTGCGTCGTACCAGCTACTTCCTGGCCATCACGACGTACGGTGCCGTACCGGATGCCGAGGAGGCGATCGCGCACGTTCGGTCCGTACACGAGCGTGTCCGGGGGACCAGTCCGGGTGGGGTGAAGTACCGGGCGTCGGACCCCCATCTACTCAAGTGGGTGCATGTGGCGGAGGTGGACAGCTTCCTGCTGGCCCACCAGCGGTACGGGGCGCGGCCGCTGACTGCTGACGAGCAGGACCTGTACGTCGAGGACGCTGCGCTGGTAGCTCGCAAGCTCGGGGTCATAGACCCACCGACCACGGTCGCTGAGCTGCAACAGCTACTGAAGGACTACCAGCCGGAGCTGCGCGGTACAGCGGAAGCACGCCAGGCCGCCCGCTTCATGCTGGTTCACCCGCCCGTACCCTGGGCGGCCAGACCGGCGTACGGCGTGCTGACTGCTGCTGCGGTCGGACTGCTCCCGTGGTGGACCAGACTGCCGCTCCGGCTCCCGTACCTGCCACTGGCCGAACGGACCGTCGTCCGAGCCGCCGGTGACGGCCTCACCAGAACCATCCGCTGGGCACTGGCTTCACCGAACCTGGAAGACCGGTCGCAGGCACCCGCCGTGATCTAGGTTGTTCCTGTGCCGCTGCGTCCTCATCGTCCGCTTCCGCTGGCCACGCCGGCGGGTGTCGAGGTGCTGACCAGAATCCTCACGCAGGGTCCGATCCCGCGGGTGGAGATCGCGCGCCGGACCGGACTGTCGCAGGCGGCGGTGACCAAGGCGGTGGCGCCGCTGATCGAGACCGGGTTCGTCACGGATCAGGCGGCACCCGCGGGAGGCGACAGCCAGGTCGGCATCGGGCGACCGGTGAGTCCGTTGACCGTCGTACCCAGCAGCGTTTCGGTGATCGGGGTCAAGGTCACGCCGACCAGTCTGATCGGCGTCACCACCGACTTCACCGCGGGCATCCTGAACGTACGGCACGAGGAGCTCGACGACACCGTCCCGCAAGCCGTGATCGACCAGCTCGCGGAACATGTGAAGGCGCTGATCGGCGCACTCAAATCCGGTACGGCGGTGGCCGGCCCGCTGGCCGGGATCGGGATCGCGGTGTCCGGCGATGTCGACGCGGCGAACGGCGTGGTGCGGGACTCGCCGCTGATGGGCTGGCGCGGCGTACCGGTCGCGGAGTTGCTCGGCGAGCGGGTCAGCCTGCCGATCGTGGTGTCCAACGACGTCCGCGCGCTGACCGTCGCGGAGCACTGGTTCGGCGTCGGCGTGAACGCGGACTCGTTCGCGCTGGTGACGATCGGCTCCGGGATCGGCTGCGGCCTGTACGTCAACGGCGAGGTGGTGTCCGGGGCGTACGGCGTCTCCGGCGAGCTCGGCCATCTGCCGCTCGCGCCCGGCGAACTGGTGTGTACCTGCGGCCGGCGTGGTTGCGTGGAAACCGTCGCGTCGTCGGATGCGATCCTGGCCCGGATTCGGGACACCACCGGCCGGAAGGAGCTGGACCTGGCCGGGGCGATCGAGCTCGCCCACGCCGGCGACCGGCAGGCGGGTGCCGCGTTCGACCGCGCCGGTGAGGTGATCGGCGCGGCGCTGGCGGCGATGGTGAACCTGGTCGGCCCCGAACTGGTCGTGATCGCGGGCGAAGGCGTCGCCGAGTACGAGCTGTACGAGGAGCGGATGCGCCGCGCCTTCGCCGACCACGCCTTCGGCGCCGCGGGCAACTGCCGGCTGATGCTCCGCTCGCACACCTTCGACGACTGGGCCCGCGGCGCCGCCGCGACCGTCATCCGCGCCTACGTCCGCGCCGAACCACCCCTCCACCGCTGACCCCGCCGCCCCGGCCCAGGGCAATTTCGGAGGTGAACGCCGCCAGTTGACCGGCGGGGTCCAGTGGTCTAAGCAACGAGTAGTTCGGCCAGTGCTTGGGCTGGGGTTTTGAGGTTGAGTGTAGGGCGGGGTCGTTGGTTGAGGGTGGTGGCGATCTGGTCGAGGCTGGCGGCGGTGTGGGTGGACAGGTCTGTGCCTTTGGTGAGCCAGAACCGCAGGAGCCGGTTGGTGTTCTCGTTGGTGCCGCGTTGCCAGGGGGAGTGGGGGTCGCAGAAGTAGACAGGCATGTTCAGATCGAGCTGGATGCGCCGGTAGGCGGCTAGTTCGCGTCCGCGGTCCCAGGTCAGGGAGCGGCGCAGGTGGTCGGGCAGGGTGCGCATCTGGGTGATCATGGTCTCGGCCACGGTGTCGGCGTCGTGCTGGCCGGGCAGGTGCAGCAAGATGGTGAACCGGGTGGTGCGCTCGACGAGTGTGCCGACCGCGGAGCGGTTGCCGGTGCCGATGATCAGGTCGCCTTCCCAATGTCCGGGCACGGCACGGTCGGTGGCCTCGGCGGGGCGTTGACTGATCGTGAACGCTTCCCGGTACGGGTTTCGGGCCTGGCGATGGTCGCCGCCGCGGGGTTTGCGGGCCGTGCGGCGCAGGCTCAACTGCCGGTGCAGGTCTTGTCGCAGCTGGCCGCGGGTCTGCACATACAGCGCTTGGTAGATGGTTTCGTGCGACACACGAGCCATCCTCTCCTGCGCGCTGTCGCCGGGGTGATCACGGCGCAGTACTGCCGCGATCAGGCCCGGGGACCAGCCGGTGTCCATCCAGCCGGTGATCCGGGCGCACAGCCCCGGATCGGCGGCCAGCTTGAACTCCTTGGGCCGGCGCCGCCGCTCATGAGCGGCACGGTGAGCCACCGGCGCCCAATAGGACCCGTCCCGGCCGCGATTGCGGGCCACCTCACGCCAGATCACCGACTTGTCCCGCCCGATCGCCTCACCGATCCCGGCATACGACAACCCCTGCCGTAACAGCACAGCGATCACCGCCCGGTCCTCACTGGTCAACGGCCGCCGAGCTCGCGTCCCCGCGACCCCACCCGGGACTGCTGCTGGCACGCTGCCCGGCAACCCACCAGCTCTGTTCTGCCGCAACGATGGCTCCACAAGCCCCGATGTTCGCCACCACAACGAACCCGTATCCCACGACACGCCGACCGCCGACGCCGCTGACTGCACCGACCACCCACCACCCACCAGCGCGAAAAACTCATCCCGCACTCCGTACGGATACCTCATCGGCATACACAACACCTTCCATCAGGCGTTGCTTCGACCACTGGACCCCGCCACCCTTCACACCCCGCATGCCGGAGGTGAACGGTGCATTTGAGAGGTGAACCTCTCAAATGCACCGGGGGGTAGCGGGGACAGGGCGGGTGGTGGTCAGGTGCGGGCGGTCAGGTGCGGGCGGCGGCGAGGATCTTGCGCCAGACCTTCTTGTACGAGTCGAGGCCGTCGGTGGCCAGTGGGCCGGTCGGGCCGGCGGTGATCGAGACACGCTCCGGGATAGTGCCCCAGACCGGAATGCTCTCGGCCGCGTAGTGCTGCATGGCCTCCTGGTACGAGCGGGTGTACGTACGCGCCGAGCAGATCACCAGGCCGGCCGGCACGTGATCGGGTACGAGCTCCATCACCGCCTTCACCCGCGGCGTCTCGACCCCGCCGACGCGGGTCGGGATGATCACGATCCGGGCCCGTTCGAGCGCCTTGTTCAGCAGCCGCTCGTGGGACGGCGGCATGTCCACGATGCCGATGCCCTCCGGCGGAACCTTGTCCAGCGCCTTGGTCAGCAGCCGCTCGGTCGGCGCCTCCGCGATCTCGATCCGGTTCAGGTGCTCGTCGTCGGAGTCGGCGATCCAGTCCGCGGCGCTGCCCTGCGGATCCGCGTCGACCAGGGTGGATGTGCGACGGTTGGACGATGCCAGCGCGGCCAAGTACACCGACGTGGTTGTCTTCCCGACCCCGCCCTTCAGTGCAGCTGTCACGATGATCATGGAGTGAATCTACCCGGACCGGACCGGATTTCGGCGTGTCGTCGGCGTTGCCGATCCACATCGTGATAGTTGCCCCCGGCCCATGTGACCAAGCTCAAGCCCACTTCAGCCCGGAATCCTTCCGGCTGTCCGCCGCCTCTTACTCCTGACTCGACCCTGACGAAGGAGCTCCTGATGACCGTTACCCTGACCATCGCCGCCGTTGCCGTGGTGCTGCTGCTCGGCACCTGCAGCGTTGTCGTCCTGCGCCGGAGGAGCCGTGGCTGACCTCGACGAGCAACTGATCAGCGCCGCCCGATCCGGCGACGTGGACGCCCTCAGCACGCTGGTCGCCGACTCGCACCCGACCGTACGACGGTTCGCCCGGACCCTCTGCAGTACGCCGGAGGACGCCGAGGACGCCGCGCAGGAAGCGCTGATCATCCTGTACCGGAAGATCGGCATGCTCCGTGCGACCAGCGCGCTGACGTCCTGGATGTTCCGCATCGTCCGGAACGAGTGCCTACGCCGGACCCGTTTCCTGCTCCGCGAACACCCAGCCGCCCCACCCACTCCCGGATCGGCCGGACTGACCGGATCGGCCGGACTGACCGGATCGGCCGGACTGACCGGATCAGCTGGACTGACCGGATCAGCTGGACTGGCTGGATCAGCTGGATCGGCGACCACCGTGCCCTCCGCCGAGGACGAGGTGCTGCGGCAGCTGGAGGCGAGGGCCGTCGCCGCGGCCATCGCCGAGCTGCCTCCGGACCAGCGCAGCGTCCTCGTCCTCCGGGACGTCCAGGGCTACAGCGGCCCGATGGTCGCCAAAGCCCTCGGCCTCAGCGTCCCCGCGATGAAGTCCCGGCTGCACCGCGCCCGCGCCTCCGTCCGCGAGACCCTTGGAGCACCCTCATGAGCTTCGCCAGCAGCTCCCTACCTCGCCACCTGTTCCGCGGCGCCCTCGGCTTCGGCAGCCTGATCAGCGCCTTCGCCCTACTCCCACTCGTCGGTCCGGCCGCCTTGCTGCTCCTTCTGCTCGGCGCCGTCGCCTTCCGTGGTTGCCCAACCTGCTGGGTAATCGGCCTCATCGAGACAACCTCCCGCGGCCGCCTGAAACGAGATTGCACCGACGGCACCTGCACGCTGACACGCGGCCCGGCCACAGCCCAGCGCTGTGGAAGCTGATCCAACACGCGAACAAGCTCACGTCAGCCCGCCCGCGGCCCGGTGATGTGTGACCGTAGGAGCCATGCCGACCACTTCCGACGTCCCATCCGGGCCCGCTGAACCCGGCCGTCAGCGGGACCACGCCGCCCGGGCCGAGGCCGCGGCGGCCTGGCGGGTCGCCGCGACCCCGCACGCCGCGCCGGAGGCGGCGTTCAACGCGTACAGCGACAGTGGCCAAGGGTGGACCGGCGGCGACAGCACGTACGCCCAGCGGCTTCCGGACGGCCGGGTCGTCTGGGCGTTCTCCGACACCTTCGTCGGCCCGGTCAACGCCGACGGCTCCCGTCCCGAGACCACGCCGTTCATCAACAACTCCTTCGTCGTCCAGACACCGGACGAGTCGATCCACACAGTCACCGGCGGCACCAAGGAGCACCCGGCGCCGCTCATCCCTTCACCGGCCGACGGCTGGTACTGGCTGGGCGGGCGCACGCTGAACGGTGACAACCTCGATGTGATGGCACTCAGGTTCCAGCGCACCGGCGAGGGGATGTGGGACTGGCAGTGGGTCAGCAACAACCTCGCGCGCTTCGACAGCCAGACCCTGGCCTTGAAGGAGCTCATCCCGCTGCCATCGGATGCGAACGTCCAGTGGTCCGCGTGGGTGCTGCAAGAGCAGGAGTCCACCTACGTGTACGGGGTGGAGGACAGCGGGGAGGCGAAGTACCTGCACATTGCCCGGGTTGCTGGTGGTGACCTGGCTCAGCCATGGGAGTACTGGACCGGTGACGACTGGTCGAACGATGAGGCGGCGGCCGCGCGGGTGCTGGGTGGGGTGGCGAACGAGCACAGCGTGACGCCGTGGAAGGACGGGTATCTACTGGTCACGCACGACACCAGCGAGGCGTTCAATCCTCGGATCCTCGGCTACACCGCGGCCACACCGACGGGACCGTTCACCAATCCGGTCGAGCTTTACCGGACACCGGAGACCGGCACGGACCCGCAGGTCTTCACGTAC
The genomic region above belongs to Kribbella solani and contains:
- a CDS encoding oxygenase MpaB family protein, whose protein sequence is MAATSSASLPPLSPPSPLSPLAPLTPLRDGLARMILTKVAGPDPYAERDRVHKTPGPRWFAPDRPIRRVHGDASMFAGGLRALLLQSLHPLAMAAVAAHSGYRGDPWGRLRRTSYFLAITTYGAVPDAEEAIAHVRSVHERVRGTSPGGVKYRASDPHLLKWVHVAEVDSFLLAHQRYGARPLTADEQDLYVEDAALVARKLGVIDPPTTVAELQQLLKDYQPELRGTAEARQAARFMLVHPPVPWAARPAYGVLTAAAVGLLPWWTRLPLRLPYLPLAERTVVRAAGDGLTRTIRWALASPNLEDRSQAPAVI
- a CDS encoding ROK family protein, whose translation is MPLRPHRPLPLATPAGVEVLTRILTQGPIPRVEIARRTGLSQAAVTKAVAPLIETGFVTDQAAPAGGDSQVGIGRPVSPLTVVPSSVSVIGVKVTPTSLIGVTTDFTAGILNVRHEELDDTVPQAVIDQLAEHVKALIGALKSGTAVAGPLAGIGIAVSGDVDAANGVVRDSPLMGWRGVPVAELLGERVSLPIVVSNDVRALTVAEHWFGVGVNADSFALVTIGSGIGCGLYVNGEVVSGAYGVSGELGHLPLAPGELVCTCGRRGCVETVASSDAILARIRDTTGRKELDLAGAIELAHAGDRQAGAAFDRAGEVIGAALAAMVNLVGPELVVIAGEGVAEYELYEERMRRAFADHAFGAAGNCRLMLRSHTFDDWARGAAATVIRAYVRAEPPLHR
- a CDS encoding sigma-70 family RNA polymerase sigma factor; its protein translation is MADLDEQLISAARSGDVDALSTLVADSHPTVRRFARTLCSTPEDAEDAAQEALIILYRKIGMLRATSALTSWMFRIVRNECLRRTRFLLREHPAAPPTPGSAGLTGSAGLTGSAGLTGSAGLTGSAGLAGSAGSATTVPSAEDEVLRQLEARAVAAAIAELPPDQRSVLVLRDVQGYSGPMVAKALGLSVPAMKSRLHRARASVRETLGAPS
- a CDS encoding DUF5005 domain-containing protein; this translates as MPTTSDVPSGPAEPGRQRDHAARAEAAAAWRVAATPHAAPEAAFNAYSDSGQGWTGGDSTYAQRLPDGRVVWAFSDTFVGPVNADGSRPETTPFINNSFVVQTPDESIHTVTGGTKEHPAPLIPSPADGWYWLGGRTLNGDNLDVMALRFQRTGEGMWDWQWVSNNLARFDSQTLALKELIPLPSDANVQWSAWVLQEQESTYVYGVEDSGEAKYLHIARVAGGDLAQPWEYWTGDDWSNDEAAAARVLGGVANEHSVTPWKDGYLLVTHDTSEAFNPRILGYTAATPTGPFTNPVELYRTPETGTDPQVFTYNSHVQPHLSSDDSLLISYNVNTLDLDALFRAGGTSIYRPRFVRVELETDSPNAPEPYGRRGRTAPSPRTGRER
- a CDS encoding ParA family protein: MIIVTAALKGGVGKTTTSVYLAALASSNRRTSTLVDADPQGSAADWIADSDDEHLNRIEIAEAPTERLLTKALDKVPPEGIGIVDMPPSHERLLNKALERARIVIIPTRVGGVETPRVKAVMELVPDHVPAGLVICSARTYTRSYQEAMQHYAAESIPVWGTIPERVSITAGPTGPLATDGLDSYKKVWRKILAAART
- a CDS encoding IS30 family transposase, with translation MPMRYPYGVRDEFFALVGGGWSVQSAASAVGVSWDTGSLWWRTSGLVEPSLRQNRAGGLPGSVPAAVPGGVAGTRARRPLTSEDRAVIAVLLRQGLSYAGIGEAIGRDKSVIWREVARNRGRDGSYWAPVAHRAAHERRRRPKEFKLAADPGLCARITGWMDTGWSPGLIAAVLRRDHPGDSAQERMARVSHETIYQALYVQTRGQLRQDLHRQLSLRRTARKPRGGDHRQARNPYREAFTISQRPAEATDRAVPGHWEGDLIIGTGNRSAVGTLVERTTRFTILLHLPGQHDADTVAETMITQMRTLPDHLRRSLTWDRGRELAAYRRIQLDLNMPVYFCDPHSPWQRGTNENTNRLLRFWLTKGTDLSTHTAASLDQIATTLNQRPRPTLNLKTPAQALAELLVA